The following proteins are co-located in the Candidatus Avedoeria danica genome:
- a CDS encoding methyltransferase domain-containing protein encodes MAGTRWDPTQYMRFGDERTRPAVELLARIRHPNPRVVVDLGCGAGNITRLLAERWPAAEIVGVDHSPQMLAAAAAEPSPIRWVEADAYDWRPEAPVDVLFSNATLQWLTGHDVLVPRLMGFVAPGGWLAIQMPLNWAAPSHRLMRETLADGGPGGGPLGAPELRASLDVPWVAEPERYFDILAPVATDIDIWETTYLHVLEGEDPVVEWVKGTGLRPVLSGLRDDERATFLGAYARRLREAYPRRGDGFTVFPFRRLFIVARSV; translated from the coding sequence ATGGCCGGCACGCGCTGGGATCCGACGCAGTACATGCGCTTCGGAGACGAGCGGACGCGCCCGGCGGTCGAACTGCTGGCGCGCATCCGCCACCCGAACCCCCGCGTCGTCGTCGACCTCGGTTGCGGCGCGGGCAACATCACGCGGCTGCTCGCCGAGCGCTGGCCGGCGGCCGAGATCGTCGGCGTCGACCATTCGCCGCAGATGCTGGCTGCGGCCGCGGCCGAGCCATCTCCCATCCGGTGGGTCGAGGCGGATGCGTACGACTGGCGGCCGGAAGCCCCGGTCGACGTGCTCTTCAGCAATGCCACGCTGCAGTGGCTGACGGGTCACGATGTCCTCGTGCCGCGGCTGATGGGCTTCGTGGCGCCGGGCGGCTGGCTGGCGATCCAGATGCCGCTGAACTGGGCGGCCCCGTCGCATCGGCTCATGCGCGAGACGCTGGCCGACGGCGGTCCGGGCGGCGGTCCGCTCGGTGCGCCGGAGCTGCGGGCGTCGCTCGACGTGCCGTGGGTGGCCGAGCCGGAGCGGTACTTCGACATCCTGGCCCCCGTCGCCACCGACATCGACATCTGGGAAACGACCTACCTCCACGTGCTCGAGGGAGAGGACCCGGTCGTCGAGTGGGTGAAGGGTACTGGGCTCAGGCCGGTCCTGAGCGGCCTTCGCGACGACGAGCGGGCGACGTTCTTGGGCGCGTACGCGCGGCGTTTGCGCGAGGCCTATCCTCGGCGGGGGGATGGGTTTACGGTGTTTCCATTCCGGCGGTTGTTCATCGTGGCCCGTTCCGTGTAG
- a CDS encoding molecular chaperone TorD family protein, with protein sequence MSTRVSETDLDLLARLWLAEPDADLIAALRRTPGLAEHVPSCGDGDDVVRLDLAVAWLDLVSRHVAPHESVFVDPTAMLDAPSTARWRATLARAGWSPPSGLRVPADDHLGVQLLALSGLGDRGTAVLTDHLLVWLPLFADAIAHADVHPLYAAAARATVDVVLARGDQLPPTALSSTANDIVPALPPRPRYRANETGDGVPSWPSDDDVGGAPLDDPSPTTGDARLRDILDALLYPRDAGLFLSRTDIARCAAALDLPVGLGDRRWMLRGLFEAAGRHDAVARLLDTLDVRWATASAAYGRWASEHPCWRVYGAAWQSRLTATRTAMAVWRQAAESPM encoded by the coding sequence TTGAGCACGCGCGTCTCCGAAACGGACCTCGACCTCCTCGCCCGCCTCTGGCTCGCCGAGCCCGACGCCGACCTCATCGCCGCCCTCCGCCGCACGCCGGGCCTGGCCGAGCACGTCCCTTCGTGCGGCGACGGCGACGACGTCGTGCGCCTCGACCTCGCCGTCGCATGGCTCGACCTCGTCAGCCGCCACGTAGCGCCGCACGAGAGCGTCTTCGTCGACCCGACGGCGATGCTCGACGCGCCGTCGACCGCCCGCTGGCGGGCGACGCTCGCCCGTGCCGGCTGGTCGCCGCCGTCGGGTCTGCGGGTGCCGGCCGATGACCATCTGGGGGTGCAACTCCTGGCCCTCTCCGGCCTTGGCGATCGCGGCACGGCGGTCCTCACCGACCACCTTCTCGTCTGGCTGCCCCTCTTCGCCGACGCCATCGCCCACGCCGACGTCCACCCGCTCTATGCCGCCGCGGCGCGGGCGACGGTTGACGTCGTGCTGGCCCGTGGCGATCAGTTGCCGCCGACGGCCCTCTCGTCCACAGCGAACGACATCGTGCCGGCGTTGCCGCCGCGACCGCGATACCGCGCCAACGAGACCGGCGACGGCGTGCCGTCATGGCCATCGGATGATGATGTCGGTGGGGCTCCACTCGACGACCCGAGCCCGACCACCGGCGATGCACGCTTGCGGGACATCCTCGACGCGCTCCTCTACCCGCGGGACGCCGGGCTCTTCCTCAGCCGAACCGACATCGCGCGGTGCGCCGCCGCACTCGACCTGCCCGTCGGGCTGGGCGACCGGCGGTGGATGCTGCGCGGCCTGTTCGAGGCCGCGGGCCGCCACGATGCCGTCGCACGGCTGCTCGATACGCTCGACGTGCGCTGGGCGACCGCGTCGGCAGCGTACGGACGGTGGGCGTCGGAGCATCCGTGTTGGCGTGTGTACGGGGCGGCCTGGCAGTCGCGGCTCACGGCGACGCGGACGGCGATGGCCGTGTGGCGTCAAGCCGCCGAATCCCCCATGTAG
- a CDS encoding c-type cytochrome: protein MNMSVVWLVVAAAALAGVAFWAARRAWKVENPWGRWIGAIVGWLVAVAAALAAVVLMAGLYRLRSQDDHPISDIEVEASAEAIARGALLAEACAGCHSSTGDPPLDGGEDNFLEGLGDLYPPNLTPGGPLADRSDGRIARAIREGVGIDGRPLIIMPSAFFHSMSDEDTAAIIAYLRTEPEIDEDVPERVIGPMGTLLIGAGMFPLAVQEPIEDEIDPPDTDSPKKWGKYLTTIMACAECHGEDLQGRDGGNGPSGPDLTVYAEEWTAKEWRDTIRTGVDPTDNEIDPDEMPWEDYSAALSDDELDAIQAYIASLPTPDED from the coding sequence ATGAACATGAGCGTGGTATGGCTGGTGGTGGCTGCGGCGGCGCTGGCCGGCGTCGCCTTCTGGGCTGCGCGGCGGGCGTGGAAGGTCGAGAACCCGTGGGGGCGGTGGATCGGCGCAATCGTCGGCTGGCTCGTGGCCGTCGCGGCGGCGTTGGCGGCGGTCGTCCTGATGGCGGGGCTCTATCGGCTGCGCAGTCAGGATGACCATCCGATCTCCGACATCGAGGTCGAGGCCTCGGCCGAGGCGATCGCGCGCGGCGCGCTCCTGGCCGAGGCGTGTGCGGGCTGCCACTCCAGCACCGGGGATCCCCCGCTGGACGGGGGCGAGGACAACTTCCTCGAGGGCCTCGGCGATCTCTACCCGCCGAACCTCACGCCCGGCGGTCCGCTCGCCGATCGCTCGGACGGCCGGATCGCGCGCGCGATCCGCGAGGGTGTCGGCATCGACGGCCGGCCGCTGATCATCATGCCGTCGGCCTTCTTCCACAGCATGAGCGATGAGGATACGGCTGCGATCATCGCCTACCTCCGCACCGAGCCCGAGATCGACGAGGACGTGCCCGAGCGCGTCATCGGGCCGATGGGCACGCTGCTCATCGGCGCCGGGATGTTCCCGCTGGCGGTCCAGGAGCCGATCGAGGACGAGATCGATCCGCCGGACACCGACTCGCCGAAGAAGTGGGGCAAGTACCTGACGACGATCATGGCCTGCGCCGAATGCCACGGCGAGGACCTGCAAGGCCGGGACGGCGGCAACGGCCCAAGCGGGCCCGACCTGACGGTCTATGCCGAGGAGTGGACGGCCAAGGAGTGGCGCGACACGATCCGCACCGGCGTCGACCCGACCGACAACGAGATCGACCCCGACGAGATGCCGTGGGAGGACTACTCGGCCGCACTGAGCGACGACGAGCTCGATGCAATCCAGGCGTATATCGCCAGCCTGCCGACACCGGATGAGGACTGA
- a CDS encoding molybdopterin-dependent oxidoreductase, producing MPPQSDPATAAGVASPTPPLRPYPPTDRWDDWTEHDPRAWPRRVQRNYMLIPTVCFNCESACGLLAYVDRETLDVQKFEGNPAHPGSRGRNCAKGPATHNQVHDPERILYPLKRAGKRGEGKWVRTTWDEALADIGSRIRKAFVEERHDEVMYHVGRPGHDGLMEYVLWGWGIDGHNSHTNVCSASARAGYAYWTGLDRPSPDHANARVILLISAHLETGHYFNPHAQRIIEGKLNGAKLIVMDTRLSNTASRADHWLSPWPGSEAAILLAIARHIVATGKHDRDFVRTWVNWEAWLAHDHPGDERTFEQFERRFLELYAPYTFEFAAAESGVDAALIAQVADIVADAGSRLAAHTWRSATAGNLGGWQVARCLFLLNVLTGSVGTSGGTSMNAWDKWVPRPPQLAPNPPRWNELSWPREYPLTFFELSFLLPHFLKEGRAKLDTYFTRVYNPVWTNPDGATWIEALTDESKVGLHVCLTPTWSETAHFADYVLPMGHSSERHDVMSQETHAGCWIAFRQPVRRVALEKMGRPVEFTWQANPGEVWEETEFFIALSWQIDPDGSLGIRKHFESPHRPGERMTVDDYYGWLFENNVPGLPEAAAAESLTPLAYMRKYGAFELRRGPGAPYDQPVAADLLAGARVDADGVVWSPAPAAHGANITPHPAFPAGADGMRIVGRVMDASATVRRGFDTPSRRLEFFSPTLAEWGWPEWALPGYTPSHVHPSRVDRAKGEVVLISTFRLPTLIHTRTGNSKWLYEISHNNPLWLHPSDAARLGLQTGDLVRITTEIGHFIDRLWVTEGIRPGVAACSHHLGRWRLTEDGGGHFSTALVDFTRGGVPVVDGPSESAASSSSSTDGDGQAWSMRRIKGAGPFESADPDSSRVWWKDVGVHQNLTFPVHPDPVTGMHCWHQKVTIGPARPDDRLGDVHVDTARSMAVYREWLAMTRGADDVSPDGTRRPYWLLRAYRPQRDAYRLSKREDPNA from the coding sequence ATGCCGCCCCAATCCGACCCGGCGACCGCCGCCGGCGTCGCCTCGCCCACCCCGCCCCTCCGCCCCTACCCCCCCACCGACCGCTGGGACGACTGGACCGAGCACGACCCCCGCGCCTGGCCGCGCCGCGTCCAGCGGAACTACATGCTCATCCCGACGGTCTGCTTCAACTGCGAGAGCGCGTGCGGCCTGCTGGCGTACGTCGACCGCGAGACGCTCGACGTCCAGAAGTTCGAGGGGAACCCGGCGCACCCCGGCAGCCGCGGCCGGAACTGCGCCAAGGGGCCGGCGACGCACAACCAGGTGCACGATCCCGAGCGGATCCTCTACCCGCTGAAGCGCGCCGGGAAGCGCGGCGAGGGGAAGTGGGTGCGGACGACGTGGGACGAGGCGCTGGCCGACATCGGCTCTCGGATCCGCAAGGCGTTCGTCGAGGAGCGGCACGACGAGGTGATGTACCACGTCGGGCGGCCGGGGCACGACGGGTTGATGGAGTACGTGCTCTGGGGCTGGGGGATCGACGGGCACAACAGCCATACGAACGTCTGCTCGGCGTCCGCGCGCGCCGGGTACGCGTATTGGACGGGGCTCGATCGGCCGTCGCCGGACCACGCGAACGCGCGCGTCATCCTGCTGATCAGCGCCCATCTCGAAACCGGCCACTACTTCAACCCGCACGCCCAGCGGATCATCGAGGGCAAGCTCAACGGCGCCAAGCTGATCGTCATGGACACGCGCCTGTCCAACACCGCCAGCCGCGCCGACCACTGGCTCTCGCCGTGGCCGGGCAGCGAGGCGGCGATCCTGCTCGCCATCGCCCGCCACATCGTCGCCACGGGCAAGCACGACCGCGACTTCGTGCGCACGTGGGTGAACTGGGAGGCCTGGCTGGCGCATGATCATCCGGGGGACGAGCGCACGTTCGAGCAGTTCGAGCGGCGGTTCCTTGAGCTGTACGCGCCGTACACGTTCGAGTTCGCGGCCGCGGAGAGCGGCGTCGACGCGGCGCTCATCGCGCAGGTCGCCGACATCGTCGCCGACGCGGGCTCGCGCCTGGCGGCGCACACGTGGCGCAGCGCGACGGCGGGCAACCTCGGCGGCTGGCAGGTGGCGCGGTGTTTGTTCCTGCTGAACGTCCTGACGGGCTCCGTCGGCACGTCGGGCGGGACGTCGATGAACGCCTGGGACAAGTGGGTGCCGCGGCCGCCGCAGCTGGCGCCCAACCCGCCGCGCTGGAACGAGCTGTCGTGGCCGCGGGAGTACCCGTTGACGTTCTTCGAGTTGTCGTTCCTGCTGCCCCACTTCCTGAAGGAAGGACGGGCCAAGCTCGATACGTACTTCACCCGCGTCTACAACCCGGTCTGGACGAACCCGGACGGTGCGACGTGGATCGAGGCGCTGACCGACGAGTCCAAGGTCGGCCTCCACGTCTGCCTCACCCCGACGTGGAGCGAAACCGCCCACTTCGCCGACTACGTCCTGCCGATGGGCCACTCCAGCGAGCGCCACGACGTGATGAGCCAGGAGACGCACGCCGGCTGCTGGATCGCGTTCCGCCAGCCCGTGCGCCGTGTCGCGCTCGAGAAGATGGGGCGGCCGGTCGAGTTCACATGGCAGGCGAACCCGGGCGAGGTCTGGGAGGAGACGGAGTTCTTCATCGCCTTGTCCTGGCAGATCGACCCGGACGGCTCGCTCGGCATCCGGAAGCACTTCGAGTCGCCGCACCGGCCGGGCGAGCGGATGACCGTCGACGACTACTACGGCTGGCTGTTCGAAAACAACGTCCCCGGCCTGCCGGAGGCCGCCGCCGCCGAAAGCCTCACCCCGCTCGCCTACATGCGCAAGTACGGCGCCTTCGAGCTCCGCCGCGGCCCCGGCGCCCCGTACGACCAGCCGGTGGCCGCCGACCTCCTCGCCGGTGCCCGCGTGGATGCCGACGGCGTCGTCTGGTCGCCCGCACCGGCGGCGCACGGCGCGAACATCACGCCGCACCCGGCGTTTCCGGCGGGCGCGGACGGGATGCGAATCGTGGGGCGGGTGATGGATGCGTCCGCCACCGTCCGTCGCGGCTTCGATACCCCTTCCCGCCGCCTCGAGTTCTTCTCGCCCACCTTGGCCGAATGGGGCTGGCCGGAGTGGGCGCTTCCGGGCTACACGCCCAGCCACGTCCATCCCAGCCGCGTCGACCGCGCCAAGGGCGAGGTCGTCCTCATCAGCACGTTCCGGCTGCCGACGCTCATCCATACGCGCACCGGCAACAGCAAGTGGCTCTATGAGATCAGCCACAACAACCCGCTCTGGCTGCACCCGAGCGACGCCGCACGGCTGGGCTTGCAGACCGGCGACCTCGTGCGGATCACGACCGAGATCGGCCACTTCATCGACCGCCTCTGGGTGACCGAAGGCATCCGCCCCGGCGTCGCCGCGTGCTCGCACCACCTCGGGCGGTGGCGGCTGACGGAGGACGGCGGCGGGCACTTCAGCACGGCGCTCGTCGACTTCACGCGGGGGGGCGTGCCGGTCGTCGACGGCCCGTCGGAGTCGGCAGCGTCGTCATCCTCGTCGACCGACGGCGACGGGCAAGCATGGTCGATGCGGCGGATCAAGGGCGCCGGCCCGTTCGAGAGCGCCGATCCGGATTCGTCGCGCGTGTGGTGGAAGGACGTCGGCGTCCACCAGAACCTGACGTTCCCGGTCCACCCGGACCCGGTGACCGGCATGCATTGCTGGCACCAGAAGGTGACGATCGGGCCGGCCCGGCCCGACGATCGACTCGGCGACGTCCATGTGGACACGGCGCGGTCGATGGCGGTCTACCGCGAGTGGCTCGCCATGACCCGCGGCGCGGACGACGTTTCGCCCGACGGGACGCGGCGGCCGTACTGGTTGCTGCGGGCGTACCGACCGCAGCGCGATGCGTACCGGTTGTCGAAGCGCGAGGATCCGAACGCGTAG
- a CDS encoding DinB family protein: protein MGEHVLVQLFEHNNWANRRIVEACAALTDAQLDAEPQTATKGSIRETLTHLVFAQRGYHALLTLPVEARPVDPLPFDALSASLAHSGGGLVALARDERNADWPERIRTRDGHLVEPWVVMVQVINHATEHREQIKSMLTALGVAPPDVDGWSHGVATGALVLIAS, encoded by the coding sequence ATGGGCGAGCACGTTCTCGTGCAGCTGTTCGAGCACAACAACTGGGCCAACCGCCGGATCGTCGAGGCCTGCGCCGCGCTGACGGACGCGCAGCTCGACGCCGAGCCGCAGACCGCCACGAAGGGGAGCATCCGCGAGACGTTGACCCATCTCGTGTTTGCCCAGCGGGGCTACCATGCGCTGCTCACCCTTCCCGTCGAGGCGCGGCCCGTCGACCCGCTGCCGTTCGACGCGCTGTCGGCGTCATTGGCGCACTCCGGCGGTGGCCTCGTGGCCCTGGCGCGCGACGAGCGGAACGCGGACTGGCCCGAGCGCATCCGGACGCGGGACGGCCATCTCGTGGAGCCGTGGGTCGTCATGGTGCAGGTCATCAACCACGCGACGGAGCACCGCGAGCAGATCAAGAGCATGCTCACTGCACTGGGCGTGGCCCCGCCGGACGTGGACGGCTGGAGCCACGGTGTCGCCACGGGGGCGCTCGTCCTGATCGCATCGTGA
- a CDS encoding type II toxin-antitoxin system HicB family antitoxin, producing the protein MELTAVLTPAEEGGFVALNPETGTTTQGETIEEAVANLREATLLFLSEFPLRRVGHPVVTTFTVPANA; encoded by the coding sequence ATGGAACTGACCGCCGTGCTCACGCCCGCCGAAGAGGGCGGCTTCGTCGCGCTCAACCCCGAGACCGGGACCACGACGCAGGGGGAGACGATCGAGGAGGCGGTTGCCAACCTGCGTGAGGCAACGCTGCTATTCCTGTCGGAGTTTCCACTGCGCAGGGTTGGCCACCCCGTAGTCACGACGTTCACCGTTCCGGCCAATGCCTAG
- the thpR gene encoding RNA 2',3'-cyclic phosphodiesterase, which produces MPNPPAPRAVTEPPRRLFVAVPLDAPTRQAIERHLARLGPLPGRPVPPANWHVTLRFLGDVDARGEAALVRALDDAAWPAAFAMTFGRLGAFPTAARARVLWLGVDEGAVALARLASLADGAAESAGLGSDGRFAAHLTLSRLRPGTPGDVRRLVDAAAAARIATTVTEVVLYESELGGGPARYAVRHRVALPAAERPV; this is translated from the coding sequence ATGCCGAATCCCCCCGCCCCCCGCGCCGTGACCGAGCCACCCCGCCGCCTCTTCGTCGCCGTGCCGCTCGACGCCCCGACGCGCCAGGCGATCGAACGCCACCTCGCCCGCCTCGGCCCGCTACCCGGCCGCCCCGTGCCGCCCGCCAACTGGCACGTGACGCTGCGGTTCCTCGGCGATGTGGACGCGCGCGGCGAAGCGGCGCTCGTGCGCGCCTTGGACGATGCGGCGTGGCCAGCCGCGTTCGCGATGACGTTCGGCCGCCTCGGCGCGTTTCCGACGGCGGCACGGGCGCGCGTCCTGTGGCTCGGCGTCGACGAGGGCGCAGTGGCGCTCGCCCGGCTGGCATCCCTCGCGGACGGTGCAGCTGAGTCGGCGGGCCTCGGATCGGACGGCCGCTTCGCGGCTCATCTCACGCTCTCGCGCCTGCGTCCGGGCACACCTGGCGATGTGCGGCGGCTCGTCGATGCGGCGGCCGCGGCGAGGATTGCGACGACGGTGACCGAGGTCGTGCTCTACGAGAGCGAGCTCGGCGGCGGGCCGGCGCGCTATGCCGTCCGGCATCGGGTGGCGTTGCCGGCGGCCGAGCGTCCGGTCTAG
- a CDS encoding YdeI/OmpD-associated family protein — protein MPIHIWRRRRHAVRRDPQARLDPHLAVQDPVAVRPAGRHGRWDQVRRHRQRNQPPCRVGGRPWPDSGNARRDGRQDALAGRRLRPAGDAVAAGQRRHDRPRRRHRPHPRARPARPRHRRQGRARAPVRARRQRRGGGRRRRVAGRLPVLVAYVRHTPGHLPADSRDHHRRGDGPRGGGDRRDGGVERGTPGDCRHRGRRFHRTDAAVLSLPVHRHLRRQPPPRARAASRDPGRPTRVRRRRHRVAQPAGPLPRRLPDVARPVVVHPLVRLRDRRHRRCCAGPGGDRGDRRRERRPRHRLRASRAALAAHPGRHIRRLAIDGLDGVLAPAGRAIDRPIVAFAHADAWTEWLAEHHAVSPGVWLRLAKAASGIPSPTYAEAVEVALCYGWIDGQAKKYDDETWLQKFTPRRPKSIWSKINRERVAALISAGRMQPSGLASVDAAKADGRWDAAYDSPRTATVPEDLQAALDANPAATAFFGTLNSANRYAILSRIQTAKKAETRARRIEQFVAMLERGEKLHP, from the coding sequence ATGCCGATCCACATATGGAGACGCCGCCGCCATGCCGTACGTAGAGATCCTCAAGCGCGCTTGGACCCTCACCTGGCGGTACAAGATCCTGTGGCTGTTCGGCCTGCTGGCAGGCACGGGCGGTGGGATCAAGTTCGGCGACATCGGCAACGGAATCAGCCGCCGTGCCGGGTCGGCGGGCGGCCGTGGCCGGATTCCGGGAATGCCCGAAGGGATGGGCGACAGGATGCCCTGGCGGGACGGCGGCTTCGGCCCGCTGGCGATGCAGTGGCTGCTGGACAACGCCGGCATGATCGCCCTCGTCGTCGGCATCGCCCTCATCCTCGGGCTCGTCCTGCTCGTCCTCGGCATCGCCGCCAAGGGCGGGCTCGTGCACCTGTCCGCGCGCGCCGACAGCGGCGAGGCGGTGGCCGCCGGCGACGGGTGGCGGGTCGGCTTCCGGTACTGGTGGCGTACGTTCGGCACACACCTGGCCATCTTCCTGCCGATTCTCGCGATCATCATCGCCGGGGCGATGGTCCTCGGGGCGGTGGGGATCGGCGCGATGGCGGCGTGGAACGCGGAACGCCAGGGGATTGCCGGCACCGGGGCCGTCGCTTTCATCGGACTGATGCTGCTGTTCTCTCCCTTCCTGTTCATCGCCATCTTCGCCGCCAACCTCCTCCTCGAGCTCGCGCTGCGTCACGCGATCCTGGCCGACCAACCCGTGTTCGACGCCGTCGGCACCGCGTGGCGCAACCTGCGGGACCGCTTCCTCGACGTCTTCCTGATGTGGCTCGTCCAGTTGTTGTGCACCCTCTTGTTCGGCTTCGTGATCGCCGTCATCGCCGGTGTTGTGCTGGTCCCGGCGGTGATCGCGGGGATCGCCGCCGAGAGCGTCGGCCTCGGCATCGCCTTCGCGCTTCCCGGGCTGCTCTTGCTGCTCATCCCGGTCGCCATATACGCCGCCTGGCGATCGACGGCCTGGACGGTGTTCTGGCGCCAGCTGGTCGGGCCATCGACCGCCCCATAGTCGCCTTCGCCCACGCCGACGCCTGGACGGAGTGGCTTGCCGAGCACCACGCCGTGTCGCCCGGCGTCTGGCTGCGCCTCGCAAAGGCCGCGTCCGGCATCCCGTCGCCCACCTACGCCGAGGCGGTCGAGGTCGCCCTGTGTTATGGCTGGATCGATGGCCAGGCGAAGAAGTACGACGACGAGACGTGGCTGCAGAAGTTCACGCCGCGCCGGCCGAAGAGCATCTGGTCGAAGATCAACCGCGAACGGGTGGCCGCGCTCATCTCCGCCGGCCGGATGCAACCGTCCGGCCTCGCGAGCGTCGATGCCGCGAAGGCGGACGGGCGCTGGGACGCGGCGTACGACTCGCCGCGGACCGCCACCGTGCCGGAGGACCTGCAGGCCGCGCTCGACGCGAACCCGGCGGCCACGGCGTTCTTCGGCACGTTGAACAGCGCGAACCGCTACGCGATCCTGTCGCGCATCCAAACGGCCAAGAAGGCCGAGACGCGGGCACGGCGGATCGAGCAGTTCGTGGCGATGCTGGAGCGGGGCGAGAAGCTGCACCCGTAG
- a CDS encoding metalloregulator ArsR/SmtB family transcription factor, translating to MSATGTAERELETRAELFKALGHPTRLLLVNLIAAAPRHTEELADIVALSPGTVSHHIGLLVKAGLLTSRRDQYYRVYSLVGEAMDRRLGELVRLSQPGFGAGATQDAWRQRVLDTFFVRGRLTHIPAQRKKRRVVLDRLVEDFEPDRDYPEAEVNRVLVDAHDDVATLRRELVAERLLVRAGGVYRRVP from the coding sequence ATGAGCGCCACGGGGACCGCCGAACGGGAACTGGAGACGCGCGCCGAGCTGTTCAAGGCGCTCGGGCACCCGACGCGGCTGCTGCTCGTCAACCTCATCGCCGCGGCGCCGCGGCACACCGAGGAGCTGGCCGACATCGTCGCCCTGAGCCCAGGAACGGTGTCCCACCACATCGGCCTGCTCGTGAAGGCCGGGCTGCTCACGTCGCGGCGCGACCAGTATTACCGGGTGTACAGCCTCGTCGGCGAGGCGATGGACCGGCGGCTCGGCGAGCTCGTGCGGTTGTCGCAGCCCGGATTCGGCGCTGGCGCCACGCAGGACGCGTGGCGCCAGCGCGTGCTGGACACGTTCTTCGTCCGCGGCCGGTTGACGCACATCCCGGCCCAGCGCAAGAAGCGCCGCGTCGTGCTCGACCGCCTGGTCGAGGATTTCGAGCCGGACCGCGACTACCCCGAGGCCGAGGTGAACCGGGTCCTCGTCGATGCGCACGACGACGTGGCCACGCTGCGGCGCGAGCTCGTGGCGGAGCGGTTGCTTGTGCGCGCTGGCGGGGTGTATCGTCGGGTGCCGTGA